The following are encoded in a window of Variovorax paradoxus genomic DNA:
- a CDS encoding Na+/H+ antiporter subunit C, protein MEIVLAIAIGVLTGSGVYLLLRPRTFQVIMGLTLISYAVNLFIFSMGRLKVDSEPVLVEGFKATLANTADPMPQALVLTAIVIGFAMTALFLVVMLASRGLSGTDHVDGEEREAVE, encoded by the coding sequence ATGGAAATCGTGCTGGCCATCGCCATCGGCGTGCTCACCGGCTCGGGCGTGTATCTGCTGCTGCGCCCGCGGACCTTCCAGGTCATCATGGGCCTGACGCTCATCTCGTACGCCGTCAACCTGTTCATCTTCAGCATGGGCCGGCTCAAGGTCGACAGCGAGCCGGTGCTGGTCGAAGGCTTCAAGGCCACGCTGGCCAACACGGCCGACCCGATGCCGCAAGCCTTGGTGCTCACCGCCATCGTGATCGGCTTCGCGATGACCGCGCTGTTCCTGGTCGTGATGCTCGCCTCGCGCGGCCTGTCGGGCACCGACCACGTGGACGGTGAAGAGCGGGAGGCCGTGGAATGA
- a CDS encoding Na+/H+ antiporter subunit E, which produces MKRLMPSPPLSFALFVIWLLLNQSLEAATLLSAAVLAIAVPLITKGLRPARVRMRRPGVALRLSFLVTFDMLKSAYDVARLLLTRRTADISARFVHIPLDMRDPNGLAVLAMIMCLTPGTAWGEVSFDRTMLLIHVFDVEDDAAFIAMIKTRYERPLMEIFES; this is translated from the coding sequence ATGAAGCGCTTGATGCCTTCCCCGCCGCTGTCGTTCGCGCTGTTCGTCATCTGGCTGCTGCTCAACCAGTCGCTCGAAGCGGCTACGCTGCTGTCGGCCGCGGTGCTCGCCATTGCCGTGCCGCTGATCACCAAGGGCCTGCGGCCCGCCAGGGTGCGCATGCGCCGGCCCGGCGTGGCGCTGCGGCTGTCGTTTCTCGTCACCTTCGACATGCTGAAGTCGGCGTACGACGTGGCGCGGCTGCTGCTCACGCGCCGCACCGCCGACATCTCGGCGCGCTTCGTGCACATTCCGCTCGACATGCGCGACCCCAACGGCCTGGCCGTGCTCGCGATGATCATGTGCCTCACGCCCGGCACCGCCTGGGGCGAGGTGTCGTTCGATCGCACCATGCTGCTGATCCACGTGTTCGACGTCGAGGACGACGCGGCCTTCATCGCCATGATCAAGACCCGCTACGAACGTCCGCTGATGGAGATTTTCGAATCATGA
- a CDS encoding monovalent cation/H+ antiporter subunit D, whose product MNDLLHLLDRFLEFSMPHLVAVPILVPMLTAALMLLMNENRRRTKSFLSVVSGLIGLLAALALLRWVNAADTGGGPGSIGVYLPGNWRAPFGIVLVADRLSTMMVALTGVVAFAASIYSTSRWDRAGVHFHPLLQLQLMGLNGAFLTGDLFNLFVFFEVMLAASYGLLLHGSGQLRVRAGLHYIAINLAASSLFLIGAAILYGVTGTLNMADLGARIAELAPGDRGLVHAAAAILATAFFAKAGAWPLNFWLVPAYSAAVSPVGAVFALLTKLGVYTVLRLWTVLFAPDTGASAAFGQAALVSVGLATLFVGAIGIVGTQRLSNLAGFSVLVSAGTLLAAVGLGDPAVWAGALYYMLSSTLAVAAFFLLIDMIERWRNAGMSVAPHEAAGNAPFLAEDLRALNDVNLDDDAQALYGRAIPAGVAFLGLSFMLCTLLLAGLPPLSGFVGKFAMLSGLLDAKAVTTAGWTFLGLLIVAGFLSLIALSRTGIRHFWTQHHPTMPSLPALEVLPVAALLAACVALTVWAEPVMQHAQATAGGLRTPTAYREAVLGAKQKPNPVPAKKEEARP is encoded by the coding sequence ATGAACGACCTCTTGCACCTGCTCGACCGCTTCCTCGAGTTCAGCATGCCGCACCTGGTGGCGGTGCCGATTCTCGTGCCCATGCTCACGGCGGCGCTGATGCTGCTGATGAACGAGAACCGCCGGCGCACCAAGTCGTTCCTCAGCGTGGTCTCGGGCCTGATCGGCCTGCTCGCTGCGCTCGCGCTGCTGCGCTGGGTGAACGCGGCCGACACCGGCGGCGGCCCGGGCTCCATCGGCGTGTACCTGCCGGGCAACTGGCGCGCGCCCTTCGGCATCGTGCTGGTGGCCGACCGGCTCTCGACCATGATGGTCGCGCTGACGGGCGTGGTCGCCTTTGCCGCATCGATCTACTCGACCTCGCGCTGGGACCGCGCGGGCGTGCACTTTCATCCGCTGCTGCAGCTGCAGCTCATGGGCCTGAACGGCGCCTTCCTCACGGGCGACCTGTTCAACCTGTTCGTGTTCTTCGAGGTGATGCTCGCGGCCTCGTACGGCCTGCTGCTGCACGGCTCGGGCCAGCTGCGCGTGCGCGCCGGCCTGCACTACATCGCGATCAACCTTGCGGCCTCGTCGCTGTTCCTCATCGGCGCGGCCATTCTGTACGGCGTGACCGGCACGCTCAACATGGCCGACCTGGGCGCGCGCATCGCCGAACTGGCACCGGGCGACCGCGGCCTCGTGCACGCGGCCGCGGCCATCCTGGCCACCGCGTTCTTCGCCAAGGCGGGCGCGTGGCCGCTCAACTTCTGGCTGGTGCCGGCCTACAGCGCGGCCGTGTCGCCGGTGGGCGCGGTGTTTGCGCTGCTCACCAAGCTCGGCGTGTACACCGTGCTGCGCCTGTGGACCGTGCTGTTCGCGCCCGACACCGGCGCCTCGGCGGCCTTCGGGCAGGCCGCGCTGGTGAGCGTCGGGCTGGCCACGCTGTTCGTTGGCGCCATCGGCATCGTCGGCACGCAACGGCTGTCGAACCTCGCGGGCTTCAGCGTGCTGGTGTCGGCGGGCACGCTGCTGGCCGCCGTCGGGCTCGGCGATCCGGCCGTGTGGGCAGGCGCGCTGTACTACATGCTGAGCTCCACGCTCGCGGTGGCGGCGTTCTTCCTGCTGATCGACATGATCGAGCGCTGGCGCAACGCGGGCATGAGCGTCGCGCCGCACGAAGCGGCGGGCAACGCGCCCTTCCTGGCCGAAGACCTGCGCGCGCTCAACGACGTGAACCTCGACGACGACGCGCAGGCGCTCTACGGCCGTGCCATCCCGGCGGGCGTGGCTTTTCTCGGCCTGAGCTTCATGCTGTGCACACTGCTGCTGGCGGGCCTGCCGCCGCTGTCGGGCTTTGTCGGCAAGTTCGCCATGCTCTCGGGCCTGCTCGACGCCAAGGCCGTCACCACCGCCGGCTGGACCTTCCTCGGCCTGCTGATCGTCGCGGGCTTTCTCTCGCTGATCGCGCTGAGCCGCACCGGCATCCGCCATTTCTGGACGCAGCACCATCCCACCATGCCCTCGCTGCCCGCACTCGAGGTGCTGCCGGTGGCCGCCCTGCTCGCAGCCTGCGTCGCGCTCACGGTGTGGGCCGAGCCCGTGATGCAGCACGCGCAAGCCACCGCCGGCGGCCTGCGCACGCCCACCGCCTACCGCGAGGCCGTGCTCGGCGCCAAGCAGAAGCCCAACCCGGTGCCTGCGAAGAAAGAGGAGGCCAGGCCATGA
- a CDS encoding K+/H+ antiporter subunit F — MTPVLYWALKAALFLLAVAMLCALFRLLAGPSAQDRVMALDCLYINGMLMMLVLGINYASSVYFEAAMLVALFGFVGSTSIAKFLLRGEVIE, encoded by the coding sequence ATGACCCCTGTTCTCTACTGGGCCCTGAAGGCCGCGCTGTTCCTGCTCGCCGTGGCCATGCTGTGCGCCCTGTTCCGCCTGCTGGCCGGACCGTCCGCGCAAGACCGCGTGATGGCGCTGGACTGCCTCTACATCAACGGCATGCTGATGATGCTGGTGCTCGGCATCAACTACGCGAGCAGCGTGTACTTCGAGGCGGCGATGCTGGTGGCGCTGTTCGGCTTCGTCGGGTCGACTTCGATCGCGAAGTTTTTGCTGCGCGGGGAGGTCATCGAATGA